The genomic interval taaataaataaatattttaatttaattcaatgattataatatatatttttttatttcgatttatgtaaatgaatgaatgaatggatggatgaatgaatgaaggccttcttgtttattttattttattattattattattattattattttatttcaatttatataGACACATTCCAGAGTTTAGGctaaaaaagaatgaatgaatgaatgaatgaataaggcctacttgtttatttattttgtggaaaccaggGGTACTTgtcatacattttacattacattttaattttcttattttattttttaggcaCATGCCCTagtgtaataaattaataaattaattaatattccattatttatttatttattttgttttattttatgtataggCACATTACCTAGTTTaggcttaaaatgaatgaatgaacgcctacttgtttattttattttattttattttattttatttataggcACATGCCCtagtgtaataaataaataaatatattaattaattaatattccattatttatttatttttatatttcaaagtttttatttttattggatttttattttattttattttattttattttattttattttatgtataggCACATTACCTCGTTTaggcttaaaatgaatgaatgaatgcctacttgtttattttattttatttgtaggcACACTCCCTAGTTTAGTGAATGAACgaatgtttaatgaatgaacgaacaaatgaattaatgaatgcctacttgtttatttatcttattttgttttgtttcaatttCCATATAGGCACATGCCCTAATTTCAggctaaaattaatgaataaatatatgaatgaataaatgaatgaaacaaaacatgaattttTGATAACAACATGCTCTGCTACTATTACAGTTAAGATTTCACAGTCTTAACCTTTCATTTAACAGAATGTTTAAACAgagcaaaatgaataaattaatgaatatgtCCAGTAACATGCAAAAATCAATCCATTGTTATGGCCAACATTGCaaataatctatctatctatctatctatctatctatctatctatctgtctgtctgtctgtctgtctgtctatctatctatctctaataatttatttatttagttttttctttgtttgtatCTAGTAAGGCATGATGTCATGAGCTGCTGTGCAACTGTGaacaagcaataaaataaatcaaccaACCAGCACGCAGACTGGAAAAAATCTCCTCTGACACGCCATCAGCGCTGAAAGCCCAGACAGCTGCCGCATGAGCGCCCAGTGAGGGAGCACTGCTGACCCGCAACTAATGAGTGTGGAAAATGAATTTCGTAGCGCTCTCTGGTTAAGTACATCAAACAGAGAGGGAGTGAGGGAAGAAGGGGAGATGAAGAAAGAGGAGCAATGTAATTTCGCCGTCCAGACAGAACAGAAGAAAGCTCTCTCTGTGTAAGGCCTTTTTTGAATCCACAAGTCTAAATGGACCAGTTTAAAAGACATGGCCCTTTCTGGCCATTTTGGCACTCGAGGGCTGTCACTGGGGGTGATTTCCAAATTTGTCACAGCAATAAAGAGTAAAACAAGGAGGTCTCACCAAGCCCCTTGTCTGATTCCAGATGGgaaatttcttgaatatgtttAGACTCTCTCAAGTCCTTGTATTATTTTCCATCCCGTTGTGCTGTGCCTCACGTTTTTAAACTCACATatgtttttacagaattttttttttttttacagatttagcTACACAATATTAATATGTCATCTAATAGCCCTGATTTAAATTTAGGGTTAGATTAAGTTTCGTATGAATTCATACAATGCGATTCATACCGAAATGTCtgattttttggaaaaaataaggtCCACTCCTAAACATAATTGTCAAAGGGGCGTATTCTGGTCATATAAAAACATAAGAGTGAGTCTGAACAAACTCATGTGATTTAGCAACATAAAATAGTTATGCACAAATTCATTTAGGCATAATATGCAATATTCATAGCCTATTGTTGTGACCAAACCACCTAAATATTCCTCACGTTTGTCTTTATTTGGGTTTGTttgtacacgcacacacatttatgccgttgtgtgtgtttgagtgttttATGGATTTCATTTTGAATCGATTTCGGCGAGCAGGCTGAGCTAGACATCTTGACACTGGGCAGCAATTCACAAGGAGAAAGACTGTCACCAGTCTCTTCTCCTAATTGGTTGGAGGTTAAAAATAGCTCTGACTAGCCATCATGGGACTGATTTACAGCCTTCATTTACAAGGCTAACACACTCTCAGGGGGTTCTTTGAGCACTCTGCATGATGTTTCCAAATCCTTATAGTTACCCATAGCCATGGAGGTCCTGCAGTGTATACAGCATTTATCAGTAACAGACTGAAAGTCATAACATTTGTCGATTACTTGCATTACTGTGCGTGAACATAAGAGAGAAATGTGTCTGTATGTGGCCTTACTTGGTTATTTTATGGCAGGCATTTATCTTACGGTTCTGGTATAAATATGTGGGACGGACTGAAAACATACTGCAGTGGAATAAATGCATACAGGTCAAGATGTGTTTACTCTTCAGCTTTTGTGTCCCAGTTTTTATCATGtctatatatataacattactGTATACATGTAAGCATTATACATATGtgattgtgaccctggaccacaaaaccagtcttaagtagcacgggtatatttatagcagtagccaacaatacattgtacgggtcgaaattacagatttttatttttttatgccaaaaatcattaggatgttaagtaaagatcatgttccatgaagatattttgtaaatttcctacagtaagtgtatcaaaactttttgattggtaatatgaattgctaagaacttcatctggacgaTTTTTTGAGGCAACTATTCTGTTTCAGTTTCTAAAAATTGaaccttatgattggttttgtggacTGGGGTCACGTATACAATCAGCAGATGAAAATGAAACGTGAAGGATCCTGGCCTGAAATGGTTTACCTTTCTTCTCGGCTTACATAAATTCTTGAGATTCTGGGAAAAAGGCCTCAAAATGATTCACACACAGATATTTCACTCAGGACTGTGTCATTTAAGGGCTTACTTAGCTGGAGGAACAGATCAGGACTGATATTCACTGGATGCAATGTGACCTGTCACACTGGATTCAGCTTTAAACAAGGCGACCACacaaagggttcaaatgcaaaTCTGATGGCCTCATTTAAGATCAAGGTTGCTGTTTTCACATGCTAggttttttatttgtctttaataTATGAAGCtggtatttgtatttttaatgtttttgaaagaggtcacttatgctcaccaaagtaTGAATTTATAAGCTCAAAAAAAGAGTAAACACAGCAATATTTTAGTATGAAATCATGGCAATTTCCTTAATTAAAGATGCACATGATGTCCttataataaattgtattgtacagttgaggtcaaaagtttacatacaccttgaagaatctgcaaaatgttaattattttaccaaaataagagggatcatacaaaatgcatgttattgttttatttagtactgacctgaataagatatttcaagaagtttacatatagtaaataatagttcaatttataaaaatgaccctgttcaaaagtttacatacacttgattcttaatatagtaaatgatccacagctgtgtttttttacttaatgatagttgttcatgagtcccttgtttgtcctgaacagttaaactgtctgctgtttttcagaaaaatctttcaggtcccacaaattcttcagtttttcagctttttttgtgtatttgaaccctttccaacaatgactgtatgattttgagatccatcttttcacactgcggacaactgagggagtcatatgcaactattacagaaggttcaaacgttcactgatgctccagaaggaaaaacaatgcctTAAGAgacaggggtgtaaacttttgacttcttattttgcctaaatatcgtttttttttttttttttttttcctccatttagtactgcctttcagaagctacagaagatacttgcatgtttcccagaaaatattcttaatgcattgtattaacttttgaagcatcagtgagtttGACCctactgtaatagttgcatatgagtctctcagttgtcgtcagtgtgaaaagatggatctcataatcatacagtcattgtcgtaaaagggttcaaatacacaaaaaagctgaaaacccaaagaatttgtgggacctgaaggatttttctgaagaacagcaggcagtttaactgttcaggacaaacaagggacccaTGAACAACTATCGCTAATAAACTAGgtccaggtcagtactaaataaaaaaataaaatgcattttgtatgatccctcttattttggtaaaataattaacgttttgcaaattctgcaaggtgtatgtaaacttttgatctcaactgtattgtttgtaatataataatattttatacctaTTCATTGATTTGATTgttatactgtattatattgATAAAATCATTCAAATGGATAAACTGGGTGAATTCAAAGTTGAATATAGCTTCAATGAAAATTTACAAGAGATTAATTTCAATAAACTAGAGTTTAAGTAACATAAAAGCGATGAAGAAGGACATTAAGACATGGAGTATATTCATGCTTTGTCTTTAATCACTTCATAGAAAAGTAGCTTCAGATTTTATTGAAcacaatatacaatattattacCATACATTGTGTGAAACATTGAATATTCACCTGCAACAATGTGGGATAACCAGACGATAAAAACTCATCCCTCATGCAGATAGCACTAATTCTGTTGAATCCTTTTGGACGCAAATGGGACCAAAAGATCTCAAACATAGATTAACAAAGTTATACTGACAATTTGAATTTCAAAACTGCTAACAAGGTCAGAAAAATAGTTCACATTAGCACAAATAATTACAGAAGatcacatttttgtaattatatcgATTTCACATTGTTGTTCAGAGATTGTGATGTCGGTGACCAATTCCGCTCCCGTAAACGTGTGCATTTACAGGCTACTTCTGAGCCGTTTTTAGCAATCTCCATTCaaaatgttgtatatatttGAGGGCCACGTTCTGTGGAGAATCTCGTGAGATACTGATTTATCGATGTTACACCAAACAGTGATACACAAAGCTTCTAATATCTGACAGATGTCTACAGTATGCATTTATGTCTTATCTACAGACTCTCCCCGTTACCAATGGGTCGCGTGTCTCGTAGGCTACTGTTCTGGGCAGTTGAAAATTGTGCAATATATTCATAcatagtatatataatatatatttatttatattaaaacataaacaatattactaaataaaacagactCAGTCCAAGAGCCCACTACACAAGAAACACCACCAATTTTCGGTAATGCAAGTGCATATAAATTAATCCATTTACAAAGAAACATTATTCCTTATGTACAGTTAACGGTAATAAATACACTGTTATAAACAGTAGAGGACCAATCTGAGCGCATATAAACAAAGTGAATGGAAGGAGTCGTGAAAAGCGTGGGCTGGTGATCGAGCGACCCGACGGGCGctcgcacacacaaacacagtaatgtgtagacacatatatatatgtgtgcacAAACGTACATTTGCATGCTACTTTGGCCATTAACTGTTTCCACTGTCGAGACTTTGAGCGTAAGGTAGTTAAAGTACCTCAAAGCATGAACTACACACAAACTTAAACATTAACGGTGACAGAATGTATGAGGCATGTTGaagtttattttagtaatcgtATCTCGGTGTTCAAAGAGATGAGGAAGGAAATCAGTTTACGTATATGTCCTAAAAGTGAGCCAATCATAATTAGGAAATGTTCTGTATCAAACTGTGTAAAAAAGCTACAAAAGCTAGTTTAGACTGCTTTTACTCTGTGTGTTCTGAGGTATGATGGCAAGAATGAAAAATGGTTGCTGTAAGGAAGACAATTATGATGAATCGAAAAGTAAATTAACGTTGAAGTGAATTTAGCTTTGGCTTCCCCTGTGATTTTAGTACATTATGAGACCCCTAGTGATTGGATTTTTGGGgggttgcttgtatttttaccATCTAAGCAAATGGGGTCTTCATATTTAAGGGCGTTTAAAGTTTTTTGTGCAACAATGCATTTACCTAACACAGATTTTGTTAGTCTAATGTGGATGGGATGACATACGGATCCAAATAAACAGAGTTTGTGCTCATATTTCAAAAGTCTGACACAAATGTAGATAGAATAAACAGAAAGTGCCTCTGTCATCATTTCTTAGTTTTCTGATCGTTTGTCAGATGTTTGGATTATTAAGTTATATTGCCAAACAAAGGAAGACACTAAGTTCTCTCTCCAGCGaagatataaaacaattctgcaTGTTCGGTCTGGTTTGCTTTAGAAAACGAAAACATTTCAACGTACAGTTATACTAAAACGTGTTCAATAAATAAAGGACTATTAAAAAGACAATAGTAAAAAGGCACACAGTCTTTAGACAAATGGTACAGAAAAGTAAACAGTTTCTCTCTTTACAAATACTTGTTCTTCAGTAGTTCGTGTTTGACCTCATCACACACCCATAGCTTTACAAAAAGTCTGTgttggtacaaaaaaaaaaaaaaaaaaaaaaaaaaaaagagaaatcctCTCAGTAGTGTCTACTCCTCACCGCcaggtaaacaaacaaactgtccACGTTGGCCCCAATCCTTCATGTTTATCAAAGTCGCCTGTCAATCGTTCAGGTCCAAAATGTCTGCAGCATTTATTTCCTGAGAGCTCCTACCAAACTGTCTCCAAACGTAAGTGCAAGGAGGGCAAGACATCCTCCTCCCACGAGGGCCTAAAAAAGCACCCCATGTGGGCTTTTTAAAAAGCATCAATTGCAAGATTGCTCCTCTCGcaagggaaaaaaacagctacCGCCTATTAAGAGACGCCGAGTCCTATGTGTCGACGGGTGAGGCGTCTTCGGTAACTATCTGGATGTGTGTAGTGGATTCCATTTCTTCCCCTCTATCTTCTTCTTCCACCTCATCCTCATCACCCTGGCTCTGTTCGTCTTTTTCCGTGCCTTCCGAGTCCTCTTCCTCTAGTGTGAGCTCAAACTGAAACTTGTCGGGTCCTGAACCCCCACCGTTGCCTTCTTTGTCGGGCTGGTAGAAGGGTGGGGAAGGACTCTGGGGGATCATGCTCTGGTACCAGTTCCGATTATCCTCAAGCGTGTCCAGGATATCCTGGGCATCCGGATGTACCAAGTCAGCCCAGGTTTCCCATAGCGGGTGGACGATGTAGTCAATGAAACCCACCTGAAGAGAAAAACATGTTAGATGTTGGTACTCCAAATATGGTACTCCCTCAGACCATTATATATCAAACAGTAACTAACCTGTGATTTCTCCACCGAGGCAGTGTGTTTGTCACACATGGGGCTGATCTCCATGCCTCGCTCCCTTTCTCGGTCACCCTGGTGAAAGAACTCCTCCATAATGCGGTCGGTCCACTGACGGTACAACTCTAGAGACTTGGTGGGATTGCTCAGATCGGCGCAGTGAACCATGTTCCGCAAAACCTGAAGTAACATCACAATTTTAGAGACTGCAGTCCAGCTCGTGAAATCATTCAAAGGGAAGGAAAACAGAAAAACTTGTACCTGTATCCTATCTGTGTAGTTGTCCAAAAGTAAAACTCCCGAGCTTGTCACTTTCTTTGTCTCTACCATTGTCTTCAGATCGGCCAGTAAGCTCATATGCTTAGTCATGTCTGTGGCCAGTACCTGTTGACAGGAAACATTGAACAATATGAGTTAGCATATAAATCATTGGcctggaaggaaggaaggaaggaaggaaagaagggAAGAACCTTACCATGTCAATGACCATCCTTCGGAGTGACTGCCTTTGTTTCTTAGTGAGGTTCTGGAAGATGTCGCAATTGTCCTCCTGGAGAAGTTTAAACCCTACGGCTAAGTGGTGGTTCTCCAAAACGGACTCGTCGTTATACATGAGCGCCAATTCAGAATCTGTAAGAAATTAGCAAATATGCACTTAATTTAATTGTCTCCATGAACTGATAGTAGAGTGGGAACTGGGAAAAGTGAGAACACTCACTTGTATTGATGAGGAACTGGTTTGAAACTCCAGGATGGTCCACGTCATGAATAGCTGCTGCAAAAATGGCTGCCAGGATCTCAAGATCAGTGAAGACGGCCTGTTAGGACAAATTGAAAATGGTGAGATACATGAAATCCATTGGGGGAAACTAAAAATTGCACCTGAAGAAAAGCTCTCTTACATCAAGGGCAGGTGTGGACAGGAGAATGTGAGTTGACTGGGCCACATCAGCAGCGTGAAGGCTGTTATGATAGGCCACATCTTGGTGGTAATGATCCTCAAGAGTCATCATATACGTCACAAAAGTGTCTGCCGGGATCTTAAATGTCTTAAGCAAGTCTCGTTCCtattacagagagagagaatattattacaactgtGGACGATATTATGTTGGAAGTCAAAGTCAAAAGAAAGGCTGGAGGAAGAACTGACCTGGAAGATGGCGTACATAATGCAAGTGAGAGGCCGGTTGTTGGAATACTCTGAAACTGTAAAGATATTCAAACCCCATTTGTTCAGGTCTTCTAATTCCTGGAAAGAGAAGACACAAGCGAATGAGATCAACAGAAATTTTCAATCAGATAAACTAAAGAGCACTAAAGTATTAGTCAATCTTCCACCTACCTTTGACAGTAAGTCCTCTTTGTCGGTTTTGACGCCAAAGCGAGCGATGCCGCAGTTGAGGCTGGGCCCGTGGGACACTTTCTTCACACCACTGATCTGAGTCATCAActgctgttttttcttcttctcgcGGGCTTTAGGTGTAGGCGAGGGAATCTCCACCTCATTCTGTTTGTCTGAGGAACAGCAAGAATCAAATGTTTAGAACAATTTCGCTCTCTTTCCTTTTCCTTCACTCAAATTTCCAGACAACCAAACTGAGATGGTCCTCAAATCTATACAGATCGTGCACAACTGTGTCAGCTGTTGGCAGATCACATTCCAGATTACTCAATCTCTTCATTGTAGTTTCCACACAGACGAGACACATACATGCCCGCACAAAAGCCCATTGTTGGAAAACCGGTGGCCGTGTATCGTGTTTCCCTTAGTGACGTAAACAGACGCCTTTGGCCCAGGTGCAGCGCCACAGCTGAATAGCTCACATCTGCACTCGGTGCATGTGCCTCTCAGTTGCCCTCGAACGGTAGAACAGACACCCAATTCACAGCAGCTTTGCCACTGAGCTATTCAAGCAGGGCTTGCCCCTCCTTTCCTACTCCTCTAGTTCCACTCTCCATTTTCATTGACAGACCTGTCAACAAAGTGCAGGGGAGCCCGTGTCTGCTTCATATGGCATCTCCAAAGGTCAACCCTCAGGAGATATCAACTGACAAACAATGGTGGCACAGGAAGGGCGTATCTCGAGGGCAAAAATGCCATTGATGATACCTTCATATTGGGGATATCCTCATGTGAAAATGCTAATTCGAAGAGCCACAGGGACAGCGGACTAAATTCTTATTTCAAGTTTCTCAATTACCACAGATAACGCTGTTCTCTCTTGCCATTAAGCTTTGGCACGTGGCTGAAAGTCTGAGATAACACCTGGTAATAGCCGTTGGCTTGATAGGGAATGAGAGGAGGTGAAATATGAGGGTTGGTTAATTCATTACAGTCATTATCCTTTTTACTCATACGTCTCTGTTAAACACGAACCTGTGTCGTAATCAGCACCGCAGTCATTCAGAAGGGCTTATATCCTGTGTAAAGAAATGCAAGGTGATGACGGAACGAAAAGGAACGGGGATGAGGGAGTACTCATTTCTCTTTCATCTCTCCTTCTCTAGCAGTAAAGATGCCTGATCAAGAGAAAATGCCTCCTATCTGATCCCACGGAGCATTCGCAGTGCTCATTATAGCCAATTTGCTTGTTTTCTCACAAACACCCATCagagctttttttcttttcgcCTCCGTCTCGTTCCTTGCAGAATTCTCTGTCACATGTCACTCCATGACTCTCatataaaaaagcaaacaacCAAAGGCAAGCCACATCTCTGCTAAACTCACGCGTTTTGATGCAAACAGCAAAATCGCAGAGGCATAAAGAGAGCAGCCACACGTGACACAGCGCGCAGATGTTTTACAGCTAACATTTAATCCCAGGAAAATCAAACCACTTTTAAGTCCCAAATAATCCGGCCACAAAGTTGTGCACCATTAGAGTGGACACCAACAATTTTTACgctgcaaaaacagtttttaatcgatattttttgcctttttatcagtaaaaatacctaaaaaaaaaaaatatctagaaaaaaatttaattcaattataaTAACTTCCAGTGCTGAAATCTTACAAATTTTagtaaacaagacaaaaaaaactgattaaaaaaatttttttttgcagtgaaacGGGACCTCAGACTGCGGCAAGGTACGTAAGTGTTTGTGCACTTAGATGGGGCATGCGATGGCGTCTCGGTGAGAACACAGGAGCTGGATGAGTCACAGGTTCTCTTGCCTGGATGTTCCGTTCTGGGGGGTTCCACCGTCAGCATTGCTTTACAGCAGGATCCCATCCCCCTCCgtctctccctccctccctctcttaATTCTGCTCTCCTTTCCACCCTCCCCTTCCTCTTTTCCAACTGCTGCATTGGGGATCTCTCTCCTCATGCAGAAACGAAAGTCTGATGCCATCACACGGCATTCCACAAACAAAATGAGCCTTTGCACTGCATGCGTTATCTTTTAATGTCCGAtactttttcattgttttgagATACACAGCATCAGTGAGTCTAAACCGCAGTTCAGCTCTGGAAATGACGCAGCCCAAATTCAATCCACAATGGCGCATACGGTATATAGCCAATGTTTAGCGATGACTGCGGGTGTTTTTAGTGGAAGAGTGAATATGTGTGTGATTACCTAGGAAGGTGTTGGAGATGAACTCTGACACCTGATTGCCAGATCTGCTCATCTCAGAGAGGTGCGTCAGCTCCCTGttcaacattctcttgaactgGAAAAGAAGAGAGAGAATCATTAGTCAAAAACCCACAAAAACACTCAACATTGAATCTTCAGTATGGCTGCCATTTTCCAAAGTCGTGCAAAAT from Labeo rohita strain BAU-BD-2019 chromosome 6, IGBB_LRoh.1.0, whole genome shotgun sequence carries:
- the pde4ba gene encoding cAMP-specific 3',5'-cyclic phosphodiesterase 4B isoform X6 codes for the protein MPEANYLLSVSWGYIKFKRMLNRELTHLSEMSRSGNQVSEFISNTFLDKQNEVEIPSPTPKAREKKKKQQLMTQISGVKKVSHGPSLNCGIARFGVKTDKEDLLSKELEDLNKWGLNIFTVSEYSNNRPLTCIMYAIFQERDLLKTFKIPADTFVTYMMTLEDHYHQDVAYHNSLHAADVAQSTHILLSTPALDAVFTDLEILAAIFAAAIHDVDHPGVSNQFLINTNSELALMYNDESVLENHHLAVGFKLLQEDNCDIFQNLTKKQRQSLRRMVIDMVLATDMTKHMSLLADLKTMVETKKVTSSGVLLLDNYTDRIQVLRNMVHCADLSNPTKSLELYRQWTDRIMEEFFHQGDRERERGMEISPMCDKHTASVEKSQVGFIDYIVHPLWETWADLVHPDAQDILDTLEDNRNWYQSMIPQSPSPPFYQPDKEGNGGGSGPDKFQFELTLEEEDSEGTEKDEQSQGDEDEVEEEDRGEEMESTTHIQIVTEDASPVDT
- the pde4ba gene encoding cAMP-specific 3',5'-cyclic phosphodiesterase 4B isoform X4, producing MMDFNLSENKHFVKSCLSLGTYSYRRHSWVCFDVENGPSASCSPLDPQASPGSGLVLHTNFPGHNQRRESFLYRSDSDYDLSPKSMSRNSSIASELHGDDLIVTPFAQVLASLRSVRNNFTVLTNVQCSSNKRSPVSNQPPITRVCLPDESYQKLAVETMEELDWCLDQLETIQTYRSVSDMASNKFKRMLNRELTHLSEMSRSGNQVSEFISNTFLDKQNEVEIPSPTPKAREKKKKQQLMTQISGVKKVSHGPSLNCGIARFGVKTDKEDLLSKELEDLNKWGLNIFTVSEYSNNRPLTCIMYAIFQERDLLKTFKIPADTFVTYMMTLEDHYHQDVAYHNSLHAADVAQSTHILLSTPALDAVFTDLEILAAIFAAAIHDVDHPGVSNQFLINTNSELALMYNDESVLENHHLAVGFKLLQEDNCDIFQNLTKKQRQSLRRMVIDMVLATDMTKHMSLLADLKTMVETKKVTSSGVLLLDNYTDRIQVLRNMVHCADLSNPTKSLELYRQWTDRIMEEFFHQGDRERERGMEISPMCDKHTASVEKSQVGFIDYIVHPLWETWADLVHPDAQDILDTLEDNRNWYQSMIPQSPSPPFYQPDKEGNGGGSGPDKFQFELTLEEEDSEGTEKDEQSQGDEDEVEEEDRGEEMESTTHIQIVTEDASPVDT
- the pde4ba gene encoding cAMP-specific 3',5'-cyclic phosphodiesterase 4B isoform X3; translation: MSSNELSAPELDPCIRTFKEHMHLELEPPRLGAGNKRITSPKISPRSSPRLFRKLMVNKGGRHRRRFTVAHTCFDVENGPSASCSPLDPQASPGSGLVLHTNFPGHNQRRESFLYRSDSDYDLSPKSMSRNSSIASELHGDDLIVTPFAQVLASLRSVRNNFTVLTNVQCSSNKRSPVSNQPPITRVCLPDESYQKLAVETMEELDWCLDQLETIQTYRSVSDMASNKFKRMLNRELTHLSEMSRSGNQVSEFISNTFLDKQNEVEIPSPTPKAREKKKKQQLMTQISGVKKVSHGPSLNCGIARFGVKTDKEDLLSKELEDLNKWGLNIFTVSEYSNNRPLTCIMYAIFQERDLLKTFKIPADTFVTYMMTLEDHYHQDVAYHNSLHAADVAQSTHILLSTPALDAVFTDLEILAAIFAAAIHDVDHPGVSNQFLINTNSELALMYNDESVLENHHLAVGFKLLQEDNCDIFQNLTKKQRQSLRRMVIDMVLATDMTKHMSLLADLKTMVETKKVTSSGVLLLDNYTDRIQVLRNMVHCADLSNPTKSLELYRQWTDRIMEEFFHQGDRERERGMEISPMCDKHTASVEKSQVGFIDYIVHPLWETWADLVHPDAQDILDTLEDNRNWYQSMIPQSPSPPFYQPDKEGNGGGSGPDKFQFELTLEEEDSEGTEKDEQSQGDEDEVEEEDRGEEMESTTHIQIVTEDASPVDT
- the pde4ba gene encoding cAMP-specific 3',5'-cyclic phosphodiesterase 4B isoform X1, which translates into the protein MRKSRSVLTVSPNEDSKEPPDCRLSESFTSSGCTLGVDLRRRRRRFSGNLQLPPLSWRQTERSRSPDAEIMARPTTLPFITPPRIDITPVDSECFDVENGPSASCSPLDPQASPGSGLVLHTNFPGHNQRRESFLYRSDSDYDLSPKSMSRNSSIASELHGDDLIVTPFAQVLASLRSVRNNFTVLTNVQCSSNKRSPVSNQPPITRVCLPDESYQKLAVETMEELDWCLDQLETIQTYRSVSDMASNKFKRMLNRELTHLSEMSRSGNQVSEFISNTFLDKQNEVEIPSPTPKAREKKKKQQLMTQISGVKKVSHGPSLNCGIARFGVKTDKEDLLSKELEDLNKWGLNIFTVSEYSNNRPLTCIMYAIFQERDLLKTFKIPADTFVTYMMTLEDHYHQDVAYHNSLHAADVAQSTHILLSTPALDAVFTDLEILAAIFAAAIHDVDHPGVSNQFLINTNSELALMYNDESVLENHHLAVGFKLLQEDNCDIFQNLTKKQRQSLRRMVIDMVLATDMTKHMSLLADLKTMVETKKVTSSGVLLLDNYTDRIQVLRNMVHCADLSNPTKSLELYRQWTDRIMEEFFHQGDRERERGMEISPMCDKHTASVEKSQVGFIDYIVHPLWETWADLVHPDAQDILDTLEDNRNWYQSMIPQSPSPPFYQPDKEGNGGGSGPDKFQFELTLEEEDSEGTEKDEQSQGDEDEVEEEDRGEEMESTTHIQIVTEDASPVDT
- the pde4ba gene encoding cAMP-specific 3',5'-cyclic phosphodiesterase 4B isoform X5; amino-acid sequence: MLRRSPCHRSRVHFDFSEEVVKRLHTSTLSFDVENGPSASCSPLDPQASPGSGLVLHTNFPGHNQRRESFLYRSDSDYDLSPKSMSRNSSIASELHGDDLIVTPFAQVLASLRSVRNNFTVLTNVQCSSNKRSPVSNQPPITRVCLPDESYQKLAVETMEELDWCLDQLETIQTYRSVSDMASNKFKRMLNRELTHLSEMSRSGNQVSEFISNTFLDKQNEVEIPSPTPKAREKKKKQQLMTQISGVKKVSHGPSLNCGIARFGVKTDKEDLLSKELEDLNKWGLNIFTVSEYSNNRPLTCIMYAIFQERDLLKTFKIPADTFVTYMMTLEDHYHQDVAYHNSLHAADVAQSTHILLSTPALDAVFTDLEILAAIFAAAIHDVDHPGVSNQFLINTNSELALMYNDESVLENHHLAVGFKLLQEDNCDIFQNLTKKQRQSLRRMVIDMVLATDMTKHMSLLADLKTMVETKKVTSSGVLLLDNYTDRIQVLRNMVHCADLSNPTKSLELYRQWTDRIMEEFFHQGDRERERGMEISPMCDKHTASVEKSQVGFIDYIVHPLWETWADLVHPDAQDILDTLEDNRNWYQSMIPQSPSPPFYQPDKEGNGGGSGPDKFQFELTLEEEDSEGTEKDEQSQGDEDEVEEEDRGEEMESTTHIQIVTEDASPVDT
- the pde4ba gene encoding cAMP-specific 3',5'-cyclic phosphodiesterase 4B isoform X2, which encodes MGDSKEPPDCRLSESFTSSGCTLGVDLRRRRRRFSGNLQLPPLSWRQTERSRSPDAEIMARPTTLPFITPPRIDITPVDSECFDVENGPSASCSPLDPQASPGSGLVLHTNFPGHNQRRESFLYRSDSDYDLSPKSMSRNSSIASELHGDDLIVTPFAQVLASLRSVRNNFTVLTNVQCSSNKRSPVSNQPPITRVCLPDESYQKLAVETMEELDWCLDQLETIQTYRSVSDMASNKFKRMLNRELTHLSEMSRSGNQVSEFISNTFLDKQNEVEIPSPTPKAREKKKKQQLMTQISGVKKVSHGPSLNCGIARFGVKTDKEDLLSKELEDLNKWGLNIFTVSEYSNNRPLTCIMYAIFQERDLLKTFKIPADTFVTYMMTLEDHYHQDVAYHNSLHAADVAQSTHILLSTPALDAVFTDLEILAAIFAAAIHDVDHPGVSNQFLINTNSELALMYNDESVLENHHLAVGFKLLQEDNCDIFQNLTKKQRQSLRRMVIDMVLATDMTKHMSLLADLKTMVETKKVTSSGVLLLDNYTDRIQVLRNMVHCADLSNPTKSLELYRQWTDRIMEEFFHQGDRERERGMEISPMCDKHTASVEKSQVGFIDYIVHPLWETWADLVHPDAQDILDTLEDNRNWYQSMIPQSPSPPFYQPDKEGNGGGSGPDKFQFELTLEEEDSEGTEKDEQSQGDEDEVEEEDRGEEMESTTHIQIVTEDASPVDT